The Asticcacaulis excentricus CB 48 genome includes a window with the following:
- the pdxA gene encoding 4-hydroxythreonine-4-phosphate dehydrogenase PdxA codes for MRPSVTAPLVLSLGDPCGTGPELVHKAWAALRSQTQYAFTVLGDADLLASLGPVQRLTDLSDAIAAFPDALPVLDRPLSAPPLPGNPDPVHAPHITSWIREGVELCLSGAARGLITAPIAKSVLYASGFAFPGHTEYLGDLTAAAPYPGTRGPVMMLTAPDAVNESALRVVLATIHTPLSEVKAHLSAETVRTLAHVTHEALIRDFGVAKPRLVLAGLNPHAGEDGTIGREEVDLLQPLVAALCNEGLDISGPLPADTLFHAEARRTYDAALCLYHDQGLIPLKTLDFWGGVNITLGLPLVRTSPDHGTGFAIVGKGIARPDSLINAIRAAHDISLNRAQTY; via the coding sequence TTGCGCCCGTCCGTTACAGCACCACTGGTCCTCAGTCTGGGTGATCCCTGCGGCACCGGACCGGAACTGGTGCACAAGGCGTGGGCGGCTCTGCGGTCACAGACGCAATACGCTTTTACGGTTCTGGGCGATGCCGATCTGCTGGCCTCTCTGGGGCCGGTTCAGCGACTCACTGATCTGTCCGATGCCATAGCGGCCTTTCCTGACGCCCTGCCGGTCCTTGACCGCCCTCTAAGCGCCCCCCCTCTTCCTGGTAACCCCGATCCGGTTCACGCGCCGCACATTACGAGCTGGATACGCGAAGGTGTCGAACTTTGCCTGTCCGGCGCGGCACGCGGCCTTATCACCGCCCCTATCGCCAAGTCGGTCCTCTACGCCTCGGGTTTCGCCTTTCCCGGCCATACAGAATATCTGGGTGACCTGACCGCCGCCGCGCCCTATCCCGGCACGCGCGGCCCGGTGATGATGCTGACCGCCCCTGATGCCGTCAATGAAAGCGCCCTGCGCGTTGTGCTGGCCACCATACACACCCCCCTGTCCGAGGTGAAGGCCCACCTGTCGGCAGAGACCGTTCGCACCCTTGCCCACGTCACCCACGAAGCCCTGATCCGCGACTTTGGCGTGGCCAAACCGCGGCTGGTGCTGGCCGGGCTTAACCCCCATGCGGGTGAAGACGGCACCATCGGGCGCGAAGAGGTCGATCTGTTGCAGCCGCTGGTGGCGGCCCTGTGCAACGAAGGACTGGACATCTCAGGTCCCCTGCCCGCCGACACCCTGTTTCACGCCGAAGCCCGCCGCACCTATGACGCGGCCCTGTGCCTCTATCACGATCAAGGCTTGATTCCGCTCAAGACACTGGACTTCTGGGGCGGCGTCAATATAACCCTCGGCCTGCCCCTCGTGCGGACGTCTCCGGATCACGGCACCGGTTTTGCCATTGTCGGCAAAGGCATAGCCCGCCCCGACAGCCTGATCAACGCCATCCGGGCCGCCCACGACATCAGCCTGAACCGAGCACAAACCTACTAA
- a CDS encoding LptF/LptG family permease has translation MNPVTATLNLLAYVNPWRRERLTTYIITRCLMAIGTALVVVSSIIFLIDYVEISKSLGQRGDLSSLQIVGLLMLKSPNIILVLLPFAFLFGTLSAFVGLNRRSELIAMRAAGMSAWRFVLPAAGMAAILGALTVTVLSPAATVLADQYDRFAAQQSQSDTRAKTGEIYLRQGDGKQQTVIHAREQSEDGRLIDASFWTFSLDEAEIPRFLTRIDASEAVLRPGTWQLKSARVSKPGETTLYYNTLSIGSNLSPERAFNRFAAPQSTNFWQLPGTIAQIESSGFSAAGYVLRLNQLLATPLMFAAMTALGAAFSLRLMRIGGLARLTLSGIVLGFMVFFLNQLCGSLGKAEVIPAFLAGWATPFAAFLTAMTLLVYTEDG, from the coding sequence ATGAACCCCGTCACCGCTACCCTGAACCTGCTGGCCTATGTCAATCCGTGGCGTCGTGAGCGCCTGACGACCTACATCATCACGCGCTGCCTGATGGCCATAGGCACGGCACTGGTGGTGGTCTCCAGCATTATCTTCCTGATCGACTACGTAGAAATTTCGAAGTCGCTGGGCCAGCGCGGGGACCTGAGCAGCTTGCAGATCGTCGGTCTTTTGATGCTGAAATCGCCCAATATCATTCTGGTCCTGCTCCCCTTTGCCTTTCTATTCGGCACCCTGTCGGCTTTTGTGGGCCTGAATCGCCGTTCCGAGCTGATCGCTATGCGCGCCGCCGGGATGTCGGCCTGGCGCTTTGTCCTGCCTGCCGCCGGCATGGCGGCGATTTTGGGCGCGCTGACCGTAACCGTTCTAAGCCCGGCGGCCACGGTGCTGGCGGACCAGTATGACCGCTTTGCCGCTCAGCAGTCGCAATCGGACACCCGTGCGAAGACGGGCGAAATCTATTTGCGGCAGGGTGACGGCAAACAGCAGACTGTTATCCACGCCCGCGAACAGAGCGAAGACGGCCGCCTAATCGACGCCAGCTTCTGGACCTTCTCGCTTGATGAAGCGGAAATCCCGCGTTTCCTGACACGTATCGACGCGTCGGAAGCGGTGTTGCGACCCGGCACCTGGCAGCTCAAAAGCGCGCGGGTCAGCAAACCGGGCGAGACAACGCTTTATTACAATACCCTGTCGATCGGTTCAAACCTGAGCCCGGAGCGGGCCTTCAACCGCTTTGCTGCGCCGCAATCCACCAACTTCTGGCAATTGCCGGGCACGATAGCCCAGATCGAATCCTCAGGTTTTTCCGCGGCGGGTTACGTACTGCGCCTGAATCAATTGCTGGCCACCCCGCTGATGTTCGCGGCCATGACTGCGCTGGGGGCCGCCTTCAGCCTGCGCCTAATGCGGATTGGCGGGCTGGCGCGCCTGACCCTGTCGGGTATCGTGCTGGGCTTTATGGTGTTTTTTCTTAACCAGCTCTGTGGCTCACTGGGAAAGGCCGAGGTCATCCCTGCCTTTCTCGCCGGCTGGGCTACCCCCTTCGCCGCGTTTTTGACGGCGATGACATTGCTTGTTTATACTGAGGACGGTTAG
- the lptD gene encoding LPS assembly protein LptD — translation MRKASLKLSVGVLTLVAAGVVSSQAAARPDAEANGDVRLKGVRFFADETDLTAPTVEAVAKPAPVVATSSPLPAPRSKPSKGAASAVYVARGTAETVAVSPSEAPKVTRPRRSSTPAAESVALPAITLAQTDATAQPLPAPMVMNTRLSDEQLLKAERDRLNGKDNLADSKPADPPLPDDGLGEEGAFITADEVTSPEENIMVARGKVEMRWEGRLIRADEVRYDQTTGKTVATGNVQTINPDGSVQYADRLEVDNEHTSGTGDRIAYIDTEQSKLFANKVERLDEQTNRLSEALFTPCQLCVKNNVTQEPTWHIQASSITQDKKHRVVIYRNAVIKAKGVPVFYMPVLWHADVTAKRSSGFLMPKPGFSGRRGATLELPYLWAVSPYTDIIISPEFSSKLNPLLYLELNRRFYSGDLHSRFGVTNERFFDNKGRKWGDSATRGFMLVDGKFDINEVWRWNFTAQRVWDKTSNGLVSWSNDSNGTSVSTPIAVNQPISNFYERYKVDEGFPYAGDFSSNSRRLISQINLVRQTDTAFFSASLFSFQSLAIAGQHRLSSDLASSPVLYLAERDQTQPAVAPMVDAYWSPDKEILGGRLTLSANAVSIIRKATPSTDIFLAPDIADPSNRGSVDTARANIGLSWRRDMVTPGGIKVAPFLDARHDEYYLRDYYKTGYTLQTGEEDTRRVSRSLGTVGLDVSYPLLRKFNGLTMIIEPIAQLALSPDSQVEPFLTNEDSNAFEVDATTLFKVNRSPGFDLYEGGKRLNLGLKTQFSYDSGLRISTLLGRALRQNPEENFYRTYKVGNQTYKYDASSLANTKSDWVVQAEVDTGRGLRLYTRQRIGDDATIRRSETGVSYFSANTQLTLRHQYNNTALVGLKNSYNLTVVDGELVPTVGYHDLQLFGQHFFNSRWGVSGQVSRDLLRERWLRSEASVIYKDDCARFELVYQRDETALLQQIPGKASESISVRISLATLAPSDDDFVNVR, via the coding sequence ATGAGAAAAGCGTCGCTCAAACTGAGCGTAGGAGTCCTGACCCTTGTGGCCGCTGGCGTCGTCAGCAGTCAAGCCGCTGCGCGCCCGGATGCCGAAGCGAACGGTGACGTGCGGCTCAAAGGCGTTCGCTTTTTCGCCGATGAGACAGACCTCACCGCACCGACGGTGGAAGCGGTGGCAAAACCCGCGCCCGTGGTGGCGACGTCCTCTCCCCTCCCCGCGCCCCGCTCTAAGCCGTCCAAAGGCGCGGCTTCAGCGGTCTACGTCGCCCGCGGCACGGCCGAAACCGTCGCAGTCAGCCCTTCCGAAGCGCCCAAGGTGACCCGCCCCCGGCGTTCCAGCACTCCCGCCGCCGAAAGCGTGGCCTTGCCTGCCATCACTCTGGCCCAGACAGACGCCACGGCTCAGCCGCTGCCCGCGCCCATGGTCATGAATACGCGCCTGAGCGACGAACAACTCCTCAAGGCCGAACGCGACCGCCTGAATGGCAAGGACAATCTCGCCGACAGCAAACCCGCCGATCCGCCCCTGCCCGACGATGGACTGGGCGAAGAGGGGGCCTTTATTACTGCCGATGAAGTCACTTCGCCCGAAGAAAACATCATGGTCGCCCGCGGCAAGGTAGAAATGCGCTGGGAAGGCCGCCTGATTCGCGCTGATGAAGTCCGCTACGATCAGACGACGGGCAAGACGGTGGCCACCGGCAATGTGCAGACGATCAATCCGGATGGTTCGGTGCAATACGCCGACCGGCTTGAGGTCGATAACGAACATACCTCCGGTACCGGCGACCGTATCGCCTATATCGACACCGAGCAGTCCAAGCTGTTCGCCAACAAGGTGGAACGTCTGGACGAACAGACCAACCGTCTGAGCGAAGCCCTTTTCACGCCCTGCCAACTGTGCGTGAAGAACAATGTGACGCAGGAGCCGACCTGGCATATTCAGGCCAGTTCGATCACGCAGGACAAGAAGCATCGCGTGGTGATCTACCGCAACGCCGTCATCAAGGCCAAGGGCGTGCCGGTCTTCTACATGCCTGTCCTGTGGCACGCCGACGTGACGGCCAAGCGCAGCTCCGGCTTCCTGATGCCCAAGCCCGGTTTTTCGGGACGGCGCGGGGCGACGCTGGAACTGCCGTACCTGTGGGCGGTATCGCCCTATACGGACATCATCATCAGCCCGGAATTTTCAAGCAAGCTCAATCCGCTTCTGTACCTCGAACTCAACCGCCGTTTCTATTCCGGCGATCTGCATAGCCGCTTTGGCGTCACCAATGAGCGCTTTTTCGACAACAAGGGCCGCAAATGGGGCGATAGCGCCACCCGTGGCTTCATGCTGGTCGACGGCAAGTTCGATATCAACGAAGTCTGGCGCTGGAACTTCACCGCACAACGCGTGTGGGACAAGACGAGCAACGGTCTGGTGTCGTGGTCAAATGACAGCAATGGTACATCGGTTTCGACGCCCATCGCGGTGAATCAGCCGATCTCGAACTTCTACGAACGCTATAAGGTCGATGAAGGCTTCCCCTATGCCGGCGATTTTTCGAGCAATTCGCGCCGCCTGATCAGTCAGATCAATCTTGTACGTCAGACCGATACGGCCTTCTTCAGCGCCTCGCTGTTTTCTTTCCAAAGCCTCGCGATTGCCGGTCAGCACCGCCTGAGTTCCGATCTGGCTTCTAGCCCGGTTCTCTATCTAGCGGAACGCGACCAGACACAACCTGCCGTCGCGCCGATGGTCGACGCCTACTGGTCGCCGGATAAGGAGATACTGGGCGGGCGTCTGACCCTGTCGGCCAATGCCGTGTCGATTATTCGCAAGGCGACGCCTTCGACGGATATTTTTCTGGCCCCCGACATCGCCGATCCGAGTAATCGCGGGTCCGTTGATACGGCGCGCGCCAATATCGGTCTGTCGTGGCGGCGCGACATGGTCACCCCCGGCGGCATCAAGGTCGCGCCATTCCTCGACGCACGTCACGACGAATACTATCTGCGGGACTATTACAAGACCGGATATACCCTGCAAACCGGCGAAGAGGATACTCGGCGGGTCTCACGCAGCCTGGGCACGGTCGGCCTCGACGTCTCCTACCCGCTGCTGCGCAAGTTCAACGGCCTGACCATGATCATCGAGCCGATCGCGCAACTGGCCCTGTCGCCCGATTCGCAGGTCGAGCCCTTCCTGACCAATGAAGACTCCAACGCGTTCGAAGTGGATGCGACCACCCTGTTCAAGGTGAATCGTTCGCCCGGCTTTGACCTCTATGAAGGTGGCAAGCGGCTGAATCTCGGGTTAAAGACCCAGTTCAGTTATGATTCGGGCCTGCGCATCTCCACGCTTCTGGGGCGCGCCTTGCGTCAAAATCCGGAAGAAAACTTCTACCGCACCTACAAGGTCGGCAACCAGACCTACAAATATGATGCCTCCAGTCTGGCCAATACCAAATCAGACTGGGTTGTGCAGGCCGAGGTCGATACGGGCCGGGGCCTGCGCCTTTATACCCGTCAACGCATCGGCGACGATGCCACGATCCGCCGGAGCGAAACCGGGGTGAGCTATTTCAGCGCCAATACGCAGCTCACCCTGCGCCACCAGTACAACAACACGGCTCTGGTTGGCCTGAAGAACAGCTATAATCTCACCGTCGTCGATGGTGAACTGGTGCCGACCGTGGGCTACCACGACTTGCAACTGTTCGGACAGCACTTCTTTAACTCCCGGTGGGGCGTCTCGGGGCAGGTCAGCCGTGACCTGCTGCGCGAACGCTGGCTGCGTTCCGAAGCCTCCGTCATCTACAAAGATGACTGCGCGCGCTTTGAACTGGTCTATCAACGCGACGAGACGGCCCTGCTGCAACAGATCCCCGGCAAGGCCAGCGAGTCTATTTCGGTTCGGATAAGTCTTGCCACATTGGCGCCATCGGACGATGATTTTGTCAATGTACGCTAA
- a CDS encoding LptF/LptG family permease, with protein MRTIEGYISRQMRTPILGAIAALTAIAILSQSLTQFDVIVERGQSLSTFLKITFLALPQLSGLIFPVAIFVGTLVALNRMHNDHEIVAGYANGMSLWRIASPVVRFGVYITLMGLLMTLFIQPAASRAMREELFKIKTDVIAAAVREGDFSTTPSGMTIYVQRIDQSGLLRQIFIRTPGPHGLDRTYLAREGRVITPVKGGQVLILRDGSTQQLSPEGVLNHLTFAEYSFDISQYVISEDYLHFKDSDRFPHELFFPNRAMEWENGNWTKLMAEGHARISGPLYNLGFCLLAIVGVLGGAFSRQGYGRRIATVSFIAAGLRIVGFAIEAGCANTPVLNIMQYVVPVALIWVCLSIIHKNDRTCVRGKSKRTQNLTELTPIGGQA; from the coding sequence TTGCGTACGATCGAAGGTTACATCTCGCGCCAGATGCGCACGCCGATTCTCGGGGCGATTGCCGCCCTGACGGCTATCGCCATTCTGTCGCAATCCCTGACCCAGTTTGACGTCATTGTTGAGCGAGGCCAGAGCCTGAGCACCTTCCTGAAAATCACATTTCTCGCTCTGCCGCAGCTTTCGGGCCTGATCTTTCCGGTCGCAATCTTTGTGGGCACGCTGGTGGCGCTCAACCGGATGCACAATGACCATGAAATTGTGGCCGGCTATGCCAACGGCATGTCCTTGTGGCGCATCGCCTCACCAGTGGTGCGCTTTGGCGTCTATATCACCCTGATGGGCCTGCTGATGACGCTATTCATCCAGCCCGCCGCCTCACGCGCCATGCGGGAAGAACTGTTCAAGATTAAGACTGACGTAATTGCCGCCGCTGTTCGCGAAGGCGATTTCTCGACAACGCCGTCGGGAATGACCATCTACGTGCAGCGGATTGATCAAAGCGGCCTGCTGCGGCAAATCTTCATCCGCACACCCGGCCCGCATGGTCTTGACCGCACCTATTTGGCGCGTGAAGGCCGCGTCATCACCCCGGTCAAAGGCGGACAGGTTCTAATCCTGCGCGACGGATCGACACAGCAATTGTCGCCGGAAGGCGTTCTGAACCACCTCACTTTTGCCGAATACTCTTTTGATATCTCGCAGTACGTGATCTCGGAAGACTATCTGCACTTCAAGGATTCCGATCGCTTCCCGCACGAACTCTTCTTCCCGAACCGCGCCATGGAGTGGGAAAACGGTAACTGGACGAAGCTAATGGCCGAAGGCCATGCGCGCATTTCCGGCCCGCTGTATAATCTGGGCTTTTGCCTTCTGGCGATTGTGGGGGTTTTGGGCGGCGCGTTTAGCCGTCAAGGCTATGGGAGGCGTATCGCCACGGTGTCGTTTATCGCCGCGGGGTTACGCATCGTTGGCTTCGCCATTGAAGCCGGTTGTGCCAACACGCCAGTGCTCAATATCATGCAATATGTCGTGCCAGTGGCCCTAATCTGGGTCTGTTTGTCCATCATTCATAAGAACGACCGTACCTGCGTACGCGGCAAATCGAAGCGCACGCAAAACCTGACGGAACTGACGCCCATCGGAGGTCAGGCATGA
- a CDS encoding leucyl aminopeptidase — protein MQIELSATFPADTALAVVVGEGLSLSAAAKALETATGGHFTGALKKAGFTGAKGKVQTVSAAPDQAYAALVALGAGPLNELKGQTLESVAGSLWHGLKASGLTSVALDLSGFAAQEVATVRFALTLASYRFDKYFGQAKLDKLPALKTIMLVTPDVAAAEAAYQPLKAVAEGIILARNLVSEPPNVLYPESYAELIKGYEKLGLIVEVLGEAEMKALGMNALLGVGQGSRKESKLVVMQWNGAGGAQQPVAFVGKGVTFDTGGISIKPAEGMEDMKWDMGGSAAVVGAMVALAGRKAKVNAVGIVGLVENMPDGNAQRPGDVVKAMSGTTIEVINTDAEGRLVLADALWYCQDRFKPQFMIDLATLTGAMIISLGMDYAGVFSNNDDLADKLASASKSVSENTWRMPLPPQYEKQIDSKIADIRNIGGRPAGSITAALFLQRFVNDVPWAHIDIAPTAWTNEQRLTTVPEGGTGFGVRTLNALVETYYEQ, from the coding sequence ATGCAGATCGAACTGTCCGCCACCTTTCCCGCCGATACCGCCCTGGCCGTCGTGGTCGGCGAGGGCCTGAGTCTGAGCGCCGCCGCGAAGGCGCTGGAGACCGCCACCGGCGGCCACTTCACCGGAGCGTTGAAAAAGGCCGGGTTTACCGGCGCGAAAGGCAAGGTGCAAACGGTATCGGCCGCGCCGGATCAGGCCTACGCCGCTCTGGTGGCGCTGGGGGCTGGGCCTTTGAACGAGCTGAAAGGCCAGACGCTCGAATCGGTGGCCGGCAGCCTGTGGCATGGCCTGAAAGCATCGGGTCTGACCTCGGTGGCGCTCGATCTGTCAGGCTTCGCCGCGCAAGAGGTGGCGACGGTGCGCTTTGCCCTGACGCTCGCGTCCTACCGCTTCGACAAGTATTTTGGTCAGGCCAAGCTAGACAAGCTTCCGGCGCTGAAGACCATCATGCTAGTTACGCCGGATGTGGCGGCTGCTGAAGCGGCGTATCAACCATTGAAGGCGGTCGCTGAGGGGATCATACTGGCTCGCAATCTCGTGTCCGAGCCGCCGAACGTCCTCTATCCCGAATCCTATGCCGAACTCATCAAGGGCTATGAGAAGCTGGGCCTTATCGTCGAAGTGCTGGGCGAGGCCGAGATGAAGGCGCTGGGCATGAATGCGCTTCTAGGTGTGGGGCAGGGCTCGCGTAAGGAATCGAAGCTAGTCGTCATGCAGTGGAACGGCGCGGGAGGTGCGCAGCAGCCGGTGGCCTTTGTGGGTAAGGGGGTGACCTTTGACACCGGCGGTATCTCGATCAAGCCCGCCGAGGGCATGGAAGATATGAAGTGGGACATGGGCGGTTCGGCGGCCGTGGTGGGGGCCATGGTGGCGCTGGCCGGGCGCAAGGCGAAGGTCAATGCGGTGGGTATTGTCGGTCTGGTCGAAAACATGCCCGACGGAAATGCCCAGCGTCCAGGCGATGTGGTGAAGGCCATGTCGGGCACCACGATCGAAGTCATCAATACGGACGCCGAAGGCCGCCTCGTTCTGGCCGATGCCCTGTGGTATTGTCAGGACCGCTTCAAGCCGCAGTTCATGATTGATCTGGCCACCCTGACGGGGGCGATGATTATTTCCCTGGGCATGGACTATGCCGGCGTCTTCTCCAACAATGACGATCTTGCCGATAAACTGGCGAGCGCGTCGAAGTCGGTGTCGGAAAATACGTGGCGTATGCCGCTTCCGCCGCAGTACGAAAAGCAGATCGACTCAAAAATCGCCGACATCCGCAATATCGGCGGCCGTCCGGCGGGCTCAATCACCGCGGCCCTGTTCCTTCAGCGCTTTGTCAATGATGTGCCGTGGGCGCATATCGATATCGCTCCGACGGCGTGGACCAATGAGCAGCGCCTGACCACCGTGCCAGAAGGCGGCACAGGCTTTGGCGTGCGCACGCTGAATGCGCTGGTTGAAACCTATTACGAGCAATAA
- a CDS encoding peptidylprolyl isomerase, with translation MTSVAFRRSALLLCTCLTLSGLPAVAQTTAQPAAQARPLGEGVVALVNDKLISSYDLKQRMLLLIITSGVQVTQQNYAAFQQQALRALIDEHLQLAEADHFKLNVSDEEIDEEIANMAQQSGLSKDQLLAELKRAGIEAQTLRDQIKAEIAWGQLVNGRFRPKARVGKDQVDAFMTKLTEDSQKPQYLVAEILIDPEVAGGQKEAEAGAQQLFDQIAQGVAPFQSVARQFSNAPSAANGGDAGWLVSGTIDPKIETVLKGMNPGQMTRPIVTDEGVYIYYLREKKEGKADAKVRLKQAAVPLTGGDSAMRALASFRAKYPTCDALNNEKGNGQVSVADLGFTALSDLKPEYASALQPLKVGQSTEPMKNTMNINVVYVCDKTAAGDDVPSREQVEQRLTQQKVAMLGRRYLRDIRDGATIESR, from the coding sequence ATGACCTCCGTTGCCTTCCGCCGTTCCGCGCTGCTGCTTTGCACCTGCCTCACCCTGTCGGGCCTTCCGGCCGTCGCGCAGACGACCGCTCAACCGGCGGCGCAGGCGCGCCCATTGGGCGAAGGGGTCGTAGCGCTGGTCAATGACAAGCTGATCTCGTCCTACGATCTCAAGCAGCGTATGCTGTTGCTGATCATCACCTCGGGTGTGCAGGTCACGCAGCAGAACTACGCGGCTTTCCAGCAGCAGGCCCTGCGCGCTCTGATCGACGAGCATCTGCAACTAGCCGAGGCCGACCACTTCAAGCTGAACGTCTCCGATGAGGAGATCGACGAGGAAATCGCCAACATGGCGCAGCAGTCGGGCCTGTCGAAGGATCAGCTTCTGGCCGAACTGAAGCGCGCCGGCATCGAAGCGCAGACCCTGCGCGATCAGATCAAGGCTGAAATCGCCTGGGGGCAACTGGTCAATGGCCGCTTCCGCCCCAAAGCCCGCGTCGGCAAGGATCAGGTCGATGCCTTCATGACCAAGCTGACCGAAGACAGCCAGAAGCCGCAGTATCTGGTGGCCGAAATCCTAATCGATCCGGAAGTCGCCGGTGGCCAGAAAGAGGCCGAGGCCGGAGCGCAGCAGCTGTTCGATCAGATCGCGCAAGGCGTCGCGCCGTTTCAGTCGGTGGCACGGCAATTTTCCAACGCCCCGTCGGCGGCCAATGGTGGCGACGCGGGCTGGCTGGTCTCCGGCACCATCGATCCCAAGATCGAAACTGTGCTCAAGGGCATGAATCCGGGGCAGATGACGCGTCCGATCGTCACCGACGAAGGCGTCTATATCTATTACCTCCGCGAAAAGAAGGAAGGCAAGGCCGACGCCAAGGTGCGCCTGAAACAGGCCGCCGTGCCGCTGACCGGCGGGGATTCGGCCATGCGCGCACTGGCCAGCTTCCGCGCCAAGTATCCGACCTGTGATGCCCTCAATAACGAAAAAGGCAATGGTCAGGTCAGTGTCGCCGATCTCGGCTTTACGGCCCTCAGCGACTTAAAGCCGGAATACGCCTCGGCCCTGCAACCGCTCAAGGTCGGTCAAAGCACTGAGCCGATGAAAAACACCATGAATATCAATGTGGTCTATGTCTGTGACAAGACCGCCGCCGGTGATGACGTCCCTTCGCGCGAACAGGTCGAACAACGCCTGACGCAGCAAAAGGTCGCCATGCTGGGCCGTCGCTACCTGCGTGACATCCGCGACGGTGCCACCATCGAAAGCCGGTAA